The nucleotide sequence GCTTTCCTTTAATTCTTCCTGGGAAGTACATATAATTTCATACTGCCTTTTCAGTTCGCTATCCGCGTCAGAAAGATTCTTATACAGTTCAGTCAACTCACCATGGCTCTGCTCCAATTGTTTCTTCATTTTTCTTGTCTTATCCAGGTAATATAATAATATTGCAACTGATGAAAGTAGCACAAGAAATGCAATAATGGTGTAGGTTATCAAGCTGGCATAGGTTTCAAAAAAAGCGTAAGGATTATTTAATATACGGCTATTATTGGGCAGCTGCTTCATGGGTATATTGAATCTTTTTAATTGGAGGTAGTTGAATATTAATTGTGAATTTTCCTTTGCAATAATAGGCAAATCAGAAGCCTTCTTACCTTCCAGTATTTCTATGGCTAACTTTCCCGCATCCGCTCCATATTGTGAGGCGCTAACCATGCTGCCACCCACTACGCCATCATCGGATGAAAATTCATAAATATGGTAAATGGGAATTGGGGACCTTTGGCTCAGCTGCCTGGTAAAGTATTCATTATCTACAGACTTATTTGCGATATCCGTGGAATAAGTAGTAATTAAGGTAATGCTATTTTCTTCTTGCTTCGATAGGGTTTCAAATATTTCTTCTTGTGTGTGATTATTTAGTGGAATAACTTCTATATCTTTATTTAATTCAGTGATTGTCTTGATAGAGAGCAGAGCAGTAGACTTACCGCTTTCCGTGTTGTCATAGATTAGATATATCTTTTTTAGGGCAGGATTGATTTGTAAAGCTGTGGATACTGTACCTCTGACATCGATGTTTTCTATAACGCCTGTAATATTTTCGTGACCTTTGGTCAGCGCAGTCAGACCATCTTCATTTATTCCGGAAAATACTATGGGGGCATCAGAGAATAGTTCCTTTCTATTTTCGAGGGCAAACTCCAGAGCTGCATCGTCAGTGGTAATTAAGAGATCAATATGTTCATTAAGGTACTTTAACTTTAGAGAAGAATAAAAGTTTTGCAGTTGTTCCTTTGTTGGATAGCGCTTCCAATCCATATACTCTACTGAAATATTCTTATCAGGATACTTTTCTTTAAGAGAACTTAAAATACCCTCTGTTTGATCGTCGGTCCAAGAATACCCCCTATGATAAGAATTAATTATCAATACTAGTCCGTCTATTTTATCTGCATAAACAAAAAGGGGTTTGCAGAAACTTGCAGTAAAGATAGCTAAAAGAAGAATTAGAAATTTGACAGCGGGTAGACATTTTTGTTTTTTCATAAACTCACCTCCGTATATTATAATTTTTAGTGTGTTTTCTGATATGTAAAATATGGGAATAAATTATCAACTAAAAATGATTATTATATACAATTATATCACATAATAAAAAATTTAAAATAAAAGTATAGAAAAAGCTTATAATAAATGTTGGAATCTGTAAAAAATGTATGAAATAATTTTCACACTGCATGAAAAAATGTAAGAAAAATATATGGGGAATAGAGTTGACATTATAAAGAAAATAGACGTATACTAAATATGTAAGCGCTATCACATGTTCTGAAAGACAGGAGGATTAAATCATGGCCGTTACCATAAATGACATAGCAAACAAGGCAGGTGTATCCTTGGCTACTGTATCCAGAGTAATCAATGATTCCGGTTACGTGTCAGCTGACACGAGGAAAAAGGTGCTTCAGGCAATAAAAGAACTTGACTTTACACCAAATGGCATAGCCAGAAGCCTGTCTAAGAACGAAACAAACACCATAGGGATTGTAGTGCCGGATATAACTAACTCCTATTTTGGTGAAATAATAAAGGGAATAAGTGAAATTGCAGAAAGTAAAGATTTGAATATCATATTATTTAATACAGATGATAATATTAATAAGGAATTGAGGGCCCTAAAGTTATTGAAGGCCCAAAGAATAAAGGGTATAATCATGACTCCCGGCTTTGGAGAAGAAGACCTGAACAGTGAATATATAAATACCCTTGAAAATATCGGTGTACCTCTGGTGCTGGCAGCAGCCAGCGTAAAGTATGCAAAGCTCAACGGTGTCTTCGTGGATGATATAAAGGGAGCTTTTGACGCCACTAATCATTTGATTAAAGAAGGGCAT is from Clostridium thermarum and encodes:
- a CDS encoding LacI family DNA-binding transcriptional regulator; translated protein: MAVTINDIANKAGVSLATVSRVINDSGYVSADTRKKVLQAIKELDFTPNGIARSLSKNETNTIGIVVPDITNSYFGEIIKGISEIAESKDLNIILFNTDDNINKELRALKLLKAQRIKGIIMTPGFGEEDLNSEYINTLENIGVPLVLAAASVKYAKLNGVFVDDIKGAFDATNHLIKEGHTKIGIITGGLSSKPSVDRLMGYKKAMAFSNLPVEESLIYHGDYRMEKAYTITKEILEKPDRPTALVICSNMMTLGAVKAIHDSGKKIPEDLAIIGFDKIQALDLLGFNISYVDDFPVELGKEAANMLLQLVEQEDSKGIREVTISPTVVLKGSEKYLK